One window of Amaranthus tricolor cultivar Red isolate AtriRed21 chromosome 11, ASM2621246v1, whole genome shotgun sequence genomic DNA carries:
- the LOC130827472 gene encoding blue-light photoreceptor PHR2-like: MEIEPAAPQNPECIETHNLDNQNQPLTLIPPIASISLSLSTILPTHFFTPTKTTHLFSPKNVKIPSQITSALSLSSSSPSIPKPFSKNSSFSASPLQNPLFLNPRLPSEPSNGAAASKSTIVWFRNDLRVHDNECLTTANNESMSVLPLYCFDPRDYGKSSSGFDKTGPYRASFLIESVSDLRKNLRERGSDLIVRIGKPETVLAEMVKAIGADAVYVHREVSNEEAKSEGRIEAAMKNEGVEMKYFWGSTLYHLDDLPFKLEEMPTNYGGFREKVQGLKVRETIAALDQLKGLPSQGDVEPGEIPSLVDLGINPNASLSQNGKPTANSSLVGGETEAMQRLQNFAAECKAQPPKSKDGNNSIYGANFSCKISPWLAMGCLSPRHMFDEMKKTASRTISAKNRKDGDDGMNWLMFELLWRDFFRFITAKYSSAKKLVDATPATACTGALA, from the exons ATGGAGATTGAACCAGCAGCACCGCAAAACCCAGAATGCATAGAAACTCATAATCTTGACAATCAAAATCAACCATTAACCCTAATTCCCCCAATTGCTTCCATTTCTCTATCTCTCTCAACAATCTTACCTACCCATTTCTTCACACCCACTAAAACCACTCATCTTTTCTCTCCCAAAAATGTCAAGATCCCATCACAAATTACCTCTGCTCTTTCCCTCTCTTCCAGTTCTCCTTCTATTCCAAAACCTTTTTCCAAAAACTCATCGTTTTCTGCTTCCCCTCTCCAAAATCCCCTTTTTCTTAACCCTCGATTACCTTCTGAACCCTCCAATGGCGCCGCAGCAAGCAAATCCACCATTgtttggttcagaaatgacctTAGAGTTCATGACAATGAGTGTCTTACAACTGCAAACAATGAGTCTATGTCTGTTCTTCCACTCTATTGTTTTGACCCAAGAGATTATGGAAAATCATCATCTGGGTTTGATAAAACCGGCCCATATCGTGCTTCTTTCTTGATTGAATCAGTTTCTGATCTTAGGAAGAATCTTAGGGAAAGAGGGTCTGATTTAATAGTTAGAATTGGTAAACCTGAGACTGTTCTTGCTGAGATGGTTAAGGCAATTGGTGCTGATGCAGTGTATGTACACCGAGAAGTGTCGAATGAGGAGGCGAAATCTGAGGGAAGGATAGAAGctgcaatgaagaatgaaggggTTGAAATGAAGTATTTTTGGGGAAGTACATTGTATCATTTGGACGATTTACCCTTTAAATTGGAGGAAATGCCTACAAATTATGGTGGGTTTAGGGAAAAAGTACAAGGGTTGAAAGTTAGGGAGACTATAGCTGCTTTGGATCAATTGAAAGGTTTACCTTCACAAGGGGATGTTGAGCCTGGAGAAATTCCTTCTCTTGTTGATTTGGGTATTAACCCAAATGCTAGTTTATCTCAG AATGGGAAACCGACTGCTAATAGTTCTCTCGTGGGAGGAGAGACTGAAGCAATGCAAAGGCTCCAAAATTTTGCAGCTGAATGCAAGGCACAGCCACCTAAGTCCAAGGACGGTAACAACAGCATATATGGTGCCAATTTCTCATGCAAAATTTCGCCCTGGCTAGCTATGGGATGCCTTTCTCCTCGGCATATGTTTGACGAAATGAAGAAAACTGCTTCTAG AACTATATCTGCTAAAAATCGGAAAGATGGTGATGATGGAATGAACTGGTTGATGTTCGAGTTATTATGGAGGGACTTTTTCAG ATTTATCACCGCAAAATACAGCTCAGCAAAGAAACTTGTCGATGCTACCCCGGCTACTGCTTGCACAGGCGCTCTTGCTTAA